A portion of the Pseudomonas synxantha BG33R genome contains these proteins:
- the cfaB gene encoding C17 cyclopropane fatty acid synthase CfaB — protein sequence MLAQLPPALQNLQLPLRLRLWDGHEFNLGPEPSVTIVVKDPTMVSKLTHPTLDSLGEAFVEGKLELEGSITEVIRVCDELSHALIDDDEGSRPVRSIHDKATDAAAISYHYDLSNEFYQLWLDQDMAYSCGYFETGSESIDQAQQDKFRHLCRKLRLQPGEYLLDVGCGWGGLARFAAREFGVKVFGITLSKEQLALARERVKAEGLEDQVDLQLLDYRDLPQDGRFDKVVSVGMFEHVGHANLAQYCQTLFGAVREGGLVMNHGITAKHTDGRPVGRGAGEFIERYVFPNGELPHLAMMTAEISEVGLEVVDVESLRLHYARTLDHWSERLEDNLEAAAKMVPEQALRIWRLYLAGCAYAFARGWINLHQILAVKPHADGGHELPWTREDLYR from the coding sequence ATGCTCGCGCAACTTCCACCGGCCTTACAGAATCTTCAGCTACCGTTGCGTCTTCGACTCTGGGACGGCCATGAATTCAACTTGGGACCTGAGCCCAGTGTGACGATTGTGGTCAAGGACCCCACGATGGTGTCCAAGCTGACCCACCCAACGCTCGATTCACTGGGCGAAGCCTTCGTCGAAGGCAAACTGGAGCTGGAAGGCTCCATCACCGAGGTGATCAGGGTATGTGACGAGTTGAGCCACGCCTTGATCGATGACGACGAAGGCAGCCGTCCGGTGCGCTCGATCCACGACAAGGCCACCGACGCGGCAGCCATTTCCTACCATTACGACCTGTCCAACGAGTTCTACCAGCTATGGCTGGATCAGGACATGGCGTACTCCTGCGGTTATTTTGAAACCGGCAGCGAATCCATCGACCAGGCCCAGCAAGACAAATTCCGTCACCTGTGCCGCAAACTGCGGCTGCAGCCGGGCGAGTACCTGCTCGACGTGGGGTGTGGTTGGGGCGGGCTTGCGCGGTTTGCGGCGCGGGAATTCGGAGTCAAGGTGTTTGGTATCACCTTGAGCAAGGAACAGCTGGCGCTGGCCAGGGAGCGTGTGAAAGCCGAGGGCCTGGAGGATCAGGTCGACCTGCAACTGCTCGACTACCGCGACCTGCCCCAGGATGGCCGCTTCGACAAAGTGGTGAGCGTGGGTATGTTCGAACACGTCGGCCACGCCAACCTGGCGCAGTACTGTCAGACGCTGTTCGGTGCCGTGCGTGAAGGCGGCCTGGTGATGAACCATGGCATTACCGCCAAACACACCGATGGTCGCCCAGTGGGCCGAGGCGCTGGGGAGTTTATCGAGCGCTACGTATTTCCCAACGGCGAACTGCCTCACCTGGCGATGATGACTGCCGAGATCAGCGAGGTCGGGTTGGAAGTGGTGGATGTCGAAAGTTTGCGCTTGCACTACGCCCGCACGTTGGACCATTGGAGCGAGCGCCTGGAAGACAATCTGGAAGCGGCGGCGAAGATGGTGCCGGAGCAGGCGCTGCGCATCTGGCGGCTTTACCTGGCCGGTTGCGCTTATGCGTTTGCTCGGGGCTGGATCAATTTGCATCAGATCCTGGCGGTGAAACCCCACGCCGATGGTGGTCATGAATTGCCGTGGACGCGGGAAGATCTCTACCGCTGA
- the hflK gene encoding protease modulator HflK: protein MQVDLEADGASVEGLARFQQGLFHARRLRQAGISLTTLAISGWVLALFVALFAPLSIWPVVLINCASALLLLVAGLQSAWWVADWRAQALEVPSAELIEQPIEPTAWHKGLINRFGNGLLAQVGAPVLWLAGWSLLALVSVIQFWDLALPAAAIGQSASIGAALALGLAFGLLVFERRLAQETAAQWPEASQLAQLSRVAIICLVLSAICLLFANAESVWPLRLATLVGLLPALVALEFLLRGVLSLFSPRQPRLEPRLMAQSFIAGLLRWPPQPLLALQHELHNRFGIDLRQIWAFTYMRRAFLPVLLVVLAVGWALTGVHEVPLQGRGIYERFGKPVEVFGPGLHTGLPWPLGRVLNVENGVVHELATSVSEAATPELAAAEGPAPLIANRLWDASHVNDKSQVIASSSGDKQGFQIVNMDVRFVYRIGLTDQAALAATYNSADIPTLIRSTASRILVHDFASRTLDALLGEQRTSLADEIGRTVQADLHTLDSGVEILATVVEAIHPPAGAANAYHGVQAAQIGAQALIARERGAASEQTNQALLQASTVRDQAQASAREVNAGAQAANLRFAAEQKAYAAAGQAFVLEQYLSQLSLGLAHAKLLILDHRLGADSAPTIDLRSFTLPADPLAPRKAVQ, encoded by the coding sequence ATGCAGGTGGATTTAGAAGCTGATGGCGCTTCGGTAGAAGGCCTGGCGCGTTTTCAGCAAGGGCTGTTCCATGCCCGTCGGTTACGCCAAGCGGGTATCAGCCTGACGACCCTGGCGATCAGCGGATGGGTGTTGGCGCTGTTCGTGGCGTTGTTTGCGCCACTGTCGATCTGGCCGGTGGTGTTGATCAACTGCGCTTCGGCCCTGCTGCTGTTGGTGGCCGGGTTGCAGTCGGCCTGGTGGGTGGCTGATTGGCGTGCCCAGGCGCTGGAGGTGCCGAGCGCTGAGTTGATTGAGCAACCCATTGAGCCCACTGCCTGGCACAAGGGGCTGATCAACCGTTTCGGCAACGGCCTGCTGGCGCAAGTTGGCGCACCGGTGCTGTGGTTGGCTGGCTGGTCGTTGCTGGCGTTGGTCAGCGTTATCCAGTTCTGGGACCTGGCCTTGCCTGCTGCGGCCATCGGTCAGTCCGCCAGCATCGGTGCGGCGCTGGCATTGGGGCTGGCTTTTGGCTTGCTGGTGTTCGAGCGTCGCCTGGCCCAGGAAACCGCCGCCCAGTGGCCGGAAGCTTCACAGCTGGCGCAGTTGAGTCGGGTGGCGATTATCTGCCTGGTGCTGAGTGCCATCTGCCTGTTGTTTGCCAATGCCGAGTCGGTGTGGCCGCTGCGTCTGGCGACACTCGTCGGCCTGTTGCCGGCGCTGGTGGCGCTGGAGTTCCTGCTGCGGGGCGTGCTGTCGCTGTTCAGCCCGCGCCAGCCGCGCCTTGAGCCGCGCTTGATGGCGCAGAGTTTTATCGCCGGCCTGCTGCGTTGGCCGCCACAACCGTTGCTGGCGTTGCAGCATGAATTGCACAACCGTTTTGGCATCGACCTGCGCCAGATCTGGGCCTTCACCTACATGCGCCGGGCTTTCCTGCCGGTGTTGCTGGTGGTGCTGGCGGTAGGCTGGGCGCTGACCGGCGTGCATGAAGTGCCCCTGCAAGGGCGTGGGATTTATGAGCGCTTCGGCAAACCGGTCGAGGTGTTCGGCCCCGGTCTGCATACGGGTTTGCCGTGGCCGCTGGGCCGCGTACTCAACGTGGAGAACGGCGTGGTGCATGAACTGGCGACCAGCGTCAGCGAAGCCGCCACACCGGAGTTGGCCGCTGCCGAAGGCCCGGCGCCGTTGATTGCCAACCGCCTGTGGGACGCCAGCCATGTGAATGACAAATCCCAGGTCATCGCCAGCAGCAGCGGCGATAAGCAGGGCTTCCAGATCGTCAACATGGACGTGCGATTTGTCTACCGCATCGGCCTCACCGACCAGGCTGCGCTTGCCGCCACATACAACAGCGCGGACATACCCACCCTGATCCGCAGCACCGCCAGCCGCATCCTGGTGCATGACTTTGCCTCGCGCACCCTCGACGCATTGCTCGGGGAACAACGCACCAGCCTCGCCGACGAGATTGGCCGCACGGTGCAAGCAGACCTGCACACCCTCGACAGCGGGGTGGAGATCCTCGCCACGGTGGTTGAAGCGATCCACCCACCGGCCGGCGCCGCCAATGCTTACCACGGTGTGCAAGCTGCCCAGATCGGCGCCCAGGCACTGATTGCCCGTGAACGTGGCGCGGCCAGCGAGCAGACCAACCAGGCGCTGCTGCAAGCCAGCACCGTCCGTGATCAGGCCCAGGCCAGCGCCCGCGAAGTGAATGCTGGCGCCCAAGCGGCGAACCTGCGCTTTGCCGCCGAACAAAAAGCCTATGCCGCGGCGGGCCAGGCTTTCGTACTGGAACAGTACCTGAGCCAACTGAGCCTGGGCCTGGCCCACGCCAAGCTGCTTATTCTGGATCATCGTTTGGGCGCCGACAGTGCGCCGACGATCGATCTGCGTTCTTTTACTTTGCCCGCCGATCCACTGGCGCCGCGCAAAGCCGTTCAATAA
- a CDS encoding DNA-binding domain-containing protein has protein sequence MRLIDWQLAFEEHLLSEPCAANSSFAATLLGGPTLDVDTGLAIYHNAYLSRLKEVLCHDFSAIRYWLGDDEFAALSEAYVRRYPSAHYSLRWLGERFSMFILEHLVAEQSAPLAELARLEWAFTLAFDAPQGTPLTVNDMAQLAPGDWPTLQVSLAPSVQHLLCRFNTVAIWRASKDASGFPGSQALDPMQICLVWRHQNVCHYRSLGPDEACALAGMVTTGWNFSELCAELAVTYSEGASLQAATWLKQWIQDGLLEFRAP, from the coding sequence ATGCGCCTGATCGACTGGCAATTGGCTTTTGAAGAGCACCTGTTATCTGAACCTTGCGCTGCCAACAGCAGCTTTGCCGCCACCTTGCTGGGGGGGCCGACCCTGGATGTGGACACCGGCCTGGCGATTTACCACAACGCCTATCTGTCGCGATTGAAGGAAGTGCTGTGCCATGACTTCAGCGCTATCCGATATTGGCTGGGTGATGATGAATTTGCCGCGCTGAGCGAAGCCTACGTTCGCCGTTACCCCTCGGCCCACTACAGCCTGCGTTGGCTCGGTGAGCGCTTTTCGATGTTTATCCTTGAGCACTTGGTCGCAGAACAAAGTGCACCGCTGGCTGAATTGGCGCGCCTGGAGTGGGCGTTTACCCTGGCGTTCGATGCACCCCAGGGTACGCCGCTGACCGTGAATGACATGGCGCAATTGGCACCCGGGGACTGGCCGACGCTGCAGGTAAGCCTGGCGCCTTCAGTGCAGCATTTGCTGTGCCGTTTCAACACGGTGGCGATCTGGCGAGCCAGCAAGGATGCATCGGGTTTTCCCGGCAGCCAGGCGCTGGACCCGATGCAAATCTGCCTGGTATGGCGTCATCAGAATGTGTGTCACTACCGCAGCCTGGGGCCTGACGAAGCCTGTGCACTGGCAGGGATGGTGACTACCGGCTGGAATTTTTCAGAACTGTGCGCAGAGTTGGCAGTCACTTATTCAGAGGGTGCGTCGCTGCAAGCGGCCACGTGGCTGAAACAGTGGATCCAGGACGGTTTGCTCGAATTCCGAGCCCCATAG
- a CDS encoding membrane protein, translating to MSIKSAAAGAALAMAAASLFAGVATQVQAADATVHCYGVTSCKGMNDCKTKDHACKGQGECKGMGFKAMTKSACDAAGGKVGE from the coding sequence ATGAGCATTAAATCCGCTGCTGCTGGTGCCGCCCTCGCGATGGCCGCTGCTTCTCTGTTCGCGGGTGTGGCCACTCAGGTACAAGCCGCAGACGCCACCGTTCACTGCTACGGCGTGACCTCCTGCAAAGGCATGAACGACTGCAAAACCAAGGACCACGCGTGCAAGGGCCAGGGCGAGTGCAAAGGGATGGGCTTCAAGGCCATGACTAAATCGGCCTGCGACGCCGCTGGCGGTAAAGTCGGCGAGTAA
- a CDS encoding CDP-alcohol phosphatidyltransferase family protein: MISIYQLKPRFQNLLRPLVQRLYDNGTTANQITVLAGVVSLLVGLLIAGFAQHLWLFALIPLWMIVRMALNAIDGMLAREFGQQSRLGAYLNELCDVIADSALILPFALIPGVSPVPVVLVTLLAVFSEYAGVLGPMVGASRRYDGPMGKSDRAFVLGVLATGVALGWLGAGWVEAVMWLIAALLAYTLVNRVRQGLKEQQQTPPSA, encoded by the coding sequence ATGATTTCCATCTACCAACTCAAACCGCGGTTTCAAAACCTGCTGCGCCCGCTTGTGCAGCGCCTCTACGACAACGGCACCACCGCCAACCAGATCACCGTGCTGGCCGGAGTTGTTTCGCTGCTGGTGGGGTTGTTGATCGCAGGCTTCGCCCAACACCTCTGGCTGTTTGCGTTGATCCCTTTATGGATGATCGTGCGCATGGCCCTCAACGCCATCGACGGCATGCTCGCTCGAGAATTCGGCCAGCAGTCACGCCTCGGCGCTTACCTCAATGAACTGTGCGATGTGATCGCCGACAGCGCGCTGATCCTGCCCTTTGCCCTGATCCCCGGCGTGAGCCCGGTGCCGGTGGTGCTGGTGACACTGCTTGCGGTCTTCAGCGAGTACGCCGGTGTGTTGGGGCCGATGGTGGGCGCATCGCGTCGCTATGACGGGCCGATGGGCAAGAGTGATCGGGCTTTTGTACTGGGTGTACTGGCCACCGGCGTGGCGCTGGGCTGGCTCGGCGCCGGTTGGGTCGAGGCAGTGATGTGGCTGATCGCCGCCCTGCTCGCCTATACCTTGGTCAACCGGGTGCGTCAGGGTCTCAAAGAACAGCAACAAACTCCCCCTTCTGCATAA
- the hflK gene encoding protease modulator HflK: MSERDSPDSPWIQAGRLTFLALYAVTVLAALAWAFSNVRQIDPQNRAVVLHFGALDRIQNAGLLLAWPQPFEQVVLLPAADRVIERRVENLLRSDAALQADRVASFATPLSDALAGSGYLLTGDAGVVQLDVRVFYKVTEPYAFVLQGDHVLPALDRLVTRSAVALTAARDLDTILVARPELIGSDNGAAERRERLRGDLVQGINKRLAELAASGLGLGIEVTRVDVQSSLPGPAVNAFNAVLTASQQADKAVANARTEAEKLTQTANQEADRQVQVAHAQASERLANAQAQTATVASLAQVKDPGLLLRLYRERLPKILGQAGSVTTVDPKDDSRLIIQGAEQ, from the coding sequence ATGAGCGAACGCGACAGTCCCGACAGCCCCTGGATTCAGGCCGGGCGCCTGACCTTCCTGGCGCTGTACGCGGTCACTGTGTTGGCGGCGTTGGCCTGGGCCTTTTCCAATGTGCGCCAGATCGACCCGCAGAATCGCGCGGTGGTCCTGCACTTCGGCGCCCTTGATCGCATTCAGAACGCCGGGCTGTTGCTGGCCTGGCCGCAGCCGTTCGAGCAGGTGGTGTTGTTGCCGGCGGCGGACCGGGTGATCGAGCGCCGAGTGGAGAACCTGCTGCGTTCCGATGCGGCGTTGCAGGCCGATCGCGTGGCCAGTTTCGCTACGCCGTTGAGCGATGCCCTGGCCGGTTCCGGCTACCTGCTGACCGGCGATGCCGGGGTGGTGCAGTTGGATGTGCGGGTGTTCTACAAGGTGACCGAGCCCTATGCCTTCGTGTTGCAGGGCGACCACGTGTTGCCTGCGCTGGATCGGTTGGTGACGCGCAGCGCCGTAGCCCTGACGGCAGCGCGGGATCTGGACACCATTCTGGTAGCACGCCCTGAACTGATCGGCAGCGACAATGGCGCCGCCGAACGCCGCGAGCGACTGCGCGGCGACTTGGTGCAAGGCATCAATAAACGCCTGGCCGAGTTGGCTGCCAGCGGCTTGGGCCTGGGCATCGAAGTCACCCGCGTCGATGTGCAATCGAGCCTGCCGGGCCCGGCGGTGAATGCCTTCAACGCAGTGCTGACCGCCAGCCAGCAAGCGGATAAAGCGGTGGCCAACGCCCGCACCGAAGCGGAAAAACTCACCCAGACCGCGAATCAGGAGGCTGACCGCCAGGTGCAAGTCGCCCACGCCCAGGCCAGCGAACGCTTGGCCAATGCCCAGGCGCAAACCGCTACCGTCGCCAGCCTCGCCCAGGTCAAAGACCCCGGCTTGCTGTTGCGCCTGTACCGCGAACGCCTGCCGAAGATTCTCGGCCAGGCGGGTTCCGTGACCACCGTCGATCCCAAAGACGACTCCCGCTTGATCATCCAGGGAGCCGAACAATGA
- the hflC gene encoding protease modulator HflC, with translation MSAHSHDHGHHHHGHHHHHHGDEQAAGPFPWRRMAWAALLVLFAVAAASLVQVRSGEATVITRFGNPARVLLEPGLGWRWPAPFEAAIPVDLRLRTTSSGLQDVGTRDGLRIIVQAYVAWQVQGDADNVQRFMRAVQNQPDEAARQIRAFVGSALETTAASFDLSSLINTDASQVRIADFEAQLRQQIDQQLLATYGVRVAQVGIERLTLPSVTLTATVDRMRAERETIATERTAVGKREAAQIRSAAERDARIVQADATVKAADIEAQSRVEAAQIYGRAYAGNPQLYNLLRSLDTLGTVVTPGTKIILRTDAAPFRALVDGPKDIQP, from the coding sequence TTGAGCGCTCATTCCCACGATCACGGTCATCATCATCACGGCCACCACCATCACCACCATGGTGATGAGCAAGCGGCCGGGCCTTTCCCTTGGCGGCGCATGGCCTGGGCGGCGTTACTGGTGCTGTTTGCCGTGGCAGCGGCGAGCCTGGTGCAGGTGCGCTCCGGCGAGGCCACGGTGATTACCCGCTTCGGCAACCCCGCGCGAGTGTTGTTGGAACCGGGCCTGGGCTGGCGCTGGCCGGCGCCATTCGAAGCGGCAATCCCGGTGGACCTGCGCCTGCGCACCACGTCCAGTGGCTTGCAGGACGTGGGCACCCGCGATGGCCTGCGGATTATCGTGCAGGCCTATGTGGCGTGGCAGGTGCAGGGCGATGCCGACAATGTGCAGCGCTTCATGCGCGCAGTGCAGAACCAGCCGGACGAAGCGGCGCGGCAGATCCGCGCCTTCGTCGGCTCGGCGCTGGAAACCACGGCGGCCAGCTTTGACCTGTCCAGTTTGATCAACACCGACGCCAGCCAAGTGCGCATCGCCGATTTTGAAGCGCAGTTGCGCCAGCAGATTGATCAACAATTGCTCGCCACCTACGGCGTGCGCGTGGCGCAGGTCGGCATCGAGCGCCTGACATTGCCTTCGGTGACACTCACCGCCACGGTTGATCGTATGCGCGCCGAGCGGGAAACCATCGCCACTGAACGTACCGCCGTGGGCAAGCGCGAAGCGGCGCAAATCCGCTCCGCCGCCGAGCGTGATGCGCGCATCGTGCAGGCCGATGCCACGGTGAAAGCCGCCGATATCGAAGCGCAATCGCGGGTAGAAGCCGCGCAGATTTATGGCCGTGCCTACGCGGGTAATCCGCAGTTGTACAACCTGCTGCGCTCGCTGGATACCTTGGGCACGGTGGTCACGCCGGGTACCAAAATCATCCTGCGCACCGACGCCGCGCCGTTCCGCGCCCTGGTGGATGGGCCGAAGGACATCCAGCCATGA
- a CDS encoding cation-translocating P-type ATPase, with amino-acid sequence MSAPMLTSAEQRSAARQLTLAMLALGLLVLGLVWRWLAPDQNGVSQLLLGVASLLVAVPVMRSAWYSLRFPSLHGITDQLIALAMLGAWATGDLLTAALLPIIMIFGHVLEERSVIGSQEAIHALGKLTRSHARLVQADGSITEVDNATLKPGDIVEVRAGDRVPADGVVLSGQASLDTAPITGESVPLEAGVGVQVFGGAINLDGLLRLEVTRTGNESTLGKVIALMQNAERSKPPITRLLERYAGSYMVLVLLLAAVTWFVTNDAQAMLAVLVAACPCALVLSAPATAIAGIAVAARHGILIRSSAFLEELADLTSLVVDKTGTLTFGTLRLQSIETTAPDRQELLNLAASLGSASSHPVSRALAGLATQEQLLALTDIRERQGLGVVAQTEQGEAALGRPELFEQLGIVTSGVPSHDGPIAGLALNGDFLAWLLLADSVKPEARQALQELRDLGLGRQLLLTGDRQSVADSLALEVGISDVEAQALPEDKLNRVLGEISSGFRPMVVGDGINDSLALKAGVVGVAMGAGGADIALASADVVLIGSDLRRLGTCVRLSRQCRQTLQVNVIIGLGWTLAIVVFAAFGWLGAAGAMIAAVLHNLSTLLVLGNAGRLLRFQEPLLKLDE; translated from the coding sequence ATGAGCGCACCCATGCTGACCTCGGCCGAACAGCGCAGCGCTGCCCGGCAATTGACCCTGGCCATGCTCGCCCTTGGGTTGCTCGTGCTGGGCCTGGTGTGGCGCTGGCTGGCGCCGGATCAGAACGGTGTGAGCCAATTGCTGCTGGGGGTGGCATCGCTGTTGGTGGCGGTGCCGGTGATGCGTTCGGCCTGGTACAGCCTGCGCTTTCCCAGCTTGCACGGCATCACCGACCAACTGATTGCCCTGGCCATGCTTGGCGCCTGGGCCACCGGCGATCTGCTCACCGCCGCGTTGTTGCCGATCATCATGATCTTCGGCCATGTGCTGGAAGAGCGCAGCGTGATCGGCTCCCAGGAGGCGATCCATGCCCTGGGCAAACTCACCCGCAGCCACGCGCGTTTGGTACAGGCTGACGGATCCATTACCGAAGTGGATAACGCCACGCTGAAGCCCGGCGATATCGTCGAAGTGCGCGCCGGCGACCGCGTGCCGGCCGATGGCGTGGTGCTGTCCGGCCAGGCGAGCCTGGACACGGCGCCGATCACCGGTGAGTCAGTGCCGCTGGAAGCCGGCGTTGGCGTGCAGGTGTTTGGTGGCGCGATCAACCTTGATGGTCTGTTGCGCCTTGAAGTGACGCGCACTGGCAACGAATCGACCTTGGGCAAAGTCATCGCACTGATGCAGAACGCCGAGCGCTCCAAGCCGCCGATCACTCGGCTGCTGGAGCGTTATGCCGGTAGCTATATGGTGTTGGTGCTGTTGCTGGCGGCGGTCACCTGGTTCGTCACCAACGATGCGCAGGCGATGCTGGCGGTGCTGGTGGCGGCGTGCCCGTGTGCCTTGGTGCTGTCGGCGCCGGCCACGGCGATTGCCGGGATCGCCGTGGCGGCGCGTCATGGGATTCTGATTCGCAGCTCGGCGTTTCTCGAAGAATTGGCTGACCTGACCTCGTTGGTGGTCGACAAGACCGGCACCCTGACCTTTGGCACCCTGCGTTTGCAGTCCATCGAGACCACCGCACCGGATCGCCAGGAGCTGCTGAACCTGGCGGCCAGCCTCGGCTCGGCGAGCAGTCACCCGGTCAGCCGAGCGTTGGCGGGGTTGGCGACTCAGGAGCAGTTACTGGCGCTCACCGACATTCGCGAGCGTCAGGGCCTGGGCGTGGTCGCACAGACCGAACAGGGCGAAGCGGCGCTGGGGCGGCCGGAGTTGTTCGAACAATTGGGCATCGTCACCAGCGGCGTTCCCAGCCATGACGGCCCAATTGCCGGGTTGGCGTTGAACGGCGATTTCCTGGCCTGGCTGTTGCTGGCCGACAGCGTCAAGCCGGAGGCGCGCCAGGCCCTGCAAGAGTTGCGTGATTTGGGCCTGGGCCGCCAGTTGCTGCTGACCGGCGACCGCCAAAGCGTGGCCGACAGCCTGGCGCTGGAGGTGGGCATCAGTGATGTCGAAGCCCAAGCCTTGCCGGAAGACAAGCTCAACCGCGTGCTGGGTGAAATCAGCAGCGGCTTCCGGCCGATGGTGGTGGGCGATGGCATCAATGATTCGTTGGCGCTCAAGGCCGGTGTGGTTGGTGTGGCGATGGGGGCGGGCGGTGCCGATATCGCCCTGGCATCGGCGGACGTGGTGTTGATCGGCAGCGACTTGCGCCGCCTGGGTACCTGCGTGCGCTTGAGCCGCCAGTGCCGGCAGACGTTGCAGGTGAACGTGATCATCGGCCTGGGCTGGACGTTGGCCATCGTGGTGTTCGCGGCCTTTGGCTGGTTGGGCGCGGCGGGTGCCATGATTGCGGCGGTGCTGCATAACCTCAGTACCTTGCTGGTGCTGGGTAACGCTGGGCGGTTATTACGCTTCCAGGAGCCTCTGTTGAAGCTTGATGAATAA
- a CDS encoding DUF692 domain-containing protein, translating to MSASLPSLGYGLGLRSEYYQQILEQSPAVDWFEVISENYLVQGGKALYYLDAIAERYPVVMHGVSLSIGGPHALDTDYLAQIKQLAERIQPAWISDHLCWSRGSAHQLHDLLPLPYTEESLYHVAGRVRQVQDVLQRPLVLENVSSYVRSKADEFTEWEFLNALAHLSGCQLLLDVNNVYVSARNHGFDAWTFIRNLPPESIRQLHLAGHMDYGDYVVDTHDHPVCDPVWALYQQTLEHLGPVSTLLERDDHFPPFEELLTELSKARELAASALARRSLCA from the coding sequence ATGTCCGCGTCCCTTCCAAGTCTGGGTTACGGCCTGGGTTTACGCAGTGAGTACTACCAGCAGATCCTCGAACAGTCGCCGGCCGTGGATTGGTTCGAAGTGATCTCCGAGAATTATCTGGTGCAGGGCGGCAAAGCCTTGTACTACCTGGATGCGATAGCCGAGCGTTACCCCGTGGTAATGCACGGTGTGTCCTTGTCCATCGGTGGGCCCCATGCCCTCGATACCGATTACCTTGCGCAAATCAAACAGCTCGCCGAGCGCATCCAGCCGGCGTGGATTTCCGATCACCTGTGCTGGAGCCGCGGCAGCGCGCACCAGTTGCATGACCTGCTGCCGCTGCCCTACACCGAAGAAAGCCTCTATCACGTGGCCGGTCGTGTGCGTCAGGTGCAGGACGTGTTGCAGCGCCCGCTGGTGCTGGAAAACGTCTCCAGCTATGTGCGCTCCAAGGCTGATGAGTTCACCGAGTGGGAGTTCCTCAACGCTTTGGCCCACCTGAGCGGGTGCCAGTTGCTGCTGGATGTGAACAATGTGTATGTGAGTGCGCGTAACCATGGCTTTGATGCCTGGACGTTTATCCGCAACCTGCCGCCCGAGAGCATCCGCCAACTGCACCTGGCCGGGCATATGGACTACGGCGACTATGTGGTCGACACCCACGACCATCCTGTGTGCGACCCGGTGTGGGCGCTTTACCAACAGACCCTAGAGCATTTGGGGCCGGTGTCGACGCTGTTGGAGCGCGATGATCATTTCCCGCCGTTCGAAGAGTTGCTCACTGAGTTGAGCAAGGCCCGCGAGCTGGCTGCCAGCGCCCTGGCCAGGAGATCGCTATGCGCCTGA